The following DNA comes from Holophagaceae bacterium.
CCTTTGAAACCTTGGCGGTGCACGCGGGACGGGAAGATCTGGCCGCGCTCGGCGTCCATGCGCCCCCGCTGGACCTCTCCAGCACCTACCCCTTGAAGGACTTGGCGCGCGGCGGCGAGAGCCTGGAACTCATGGCCATGGGCGGCCAGGACAAGGACAATCCGGTCTACTCGCGCCTCTACAACCCCACCGTGGGGCGCTTCGAAGAAGCCCTGGCGCAGCTCGAAGGCGCCGATGCATCCGTGGCCTTCGCCTCGGGCATGGCGGCCATGACCGCCTGCCTGCTGGCGGCCAAACAACGGGGCGGCCACGTGGTCGCCGTGCGGCCGCTCTACGGCGGATCGGACCATCTGATCGCATCGGGCATGCTCGGCCTGGATGTCACCTGGGCGGAGCCGGATGGCATCCACGAAGCGCTGCGCTCGGATACGGCCCTGGTGATCGCTGAGACGCCCGCGAATCCAACGGTCACGCTGCTGGACATCGAATCGGTGGTGGCCCAGGCCTGCGGCGTGCCGGTACTCGTGGACTCCACCTTCGCCACGCCGGTATTGCAGAATCCGCTGAAGCTCGGCGCCACGCTGGTGCTGCACAGCGCCACGAAATTCCTCGGTGGCCACGGCGACGTGCTGGCCGGCGTGGTGGCGACCAATGCCGAATGGGCCACGGAACTGCGGAAGGTCCGGGTCATCACCGGCTCGGTGCTGCACCCGTTCGCCGCCTACCTGCTGCATCGCGGCCTTCCCACGCTGTCTCTGCGCGTCCGCGCGGCCCAGGCCGGTGCCATGGCCATCGCCCGGAAGCTCCAAGGCCACCCGGGCGTCAAGGCCGTCCACTATCCCGGCCTGGAGGGCGGAGATCCCCGCGGCCTCATCGGCACGCAGATGCGCGGCCCCGGTTCGCTCATCGCGTTCGAGGTCGAGAATTTCGAATTCGCCTCGGAGGTCATGGCGGGCGTGAAGCTCATGACGCCGGCGGTGTCGCTGGGCTCCGTGGACACGCTGATCCAGCATCCCGCGGCGCTCACGCACCGGGTCGTGGATGCGGAAGCCAAGGCGCACAGCGGCATCGGCGCCGGCCTGCTCCGCCTGTCCGTGGGGATCGAGGATCCCGAGGATCTGTGGGCTGACCTGGAGCAGGCCATCCTGAAGGCCATGGCCAAAGCAGGGGCGCACGCCTGAGCGTGGAGCGCTGGTACATTAGTGGCTCTGGAGGATTTCCATGGCCGCTGAATGCAGTTTCGATGTCGTTTCCAAGGTGGACATCACCGAGGTGAAGAACGCCGTGGCGCAGGCCATGAAGGAGATCGGGCAGCGCTACGATTTCAAGGGGTCCACGAGCGACATCGAGATGAAGGATGACGCCGAGCTGATCCTCAAGAGCGACGACGAGATCAAGCTGAAGGCTGTGATCGACGTGCTGCAATCCAAGCTCCACAAACGCGGCGTGAGCATCCGCGCCATGGAATACGGCAAGCTGGAGCAGGCCATGAAGGGTACCGTGCGCCAAGTGGTGAAGATCAACCAGGGCATCCCCGTGGAAAAAGCCAAGAAGCTCGTGGCGGCGCTGAAGGACAGCAAGCTCAAGGCCCAGGCCAGCATCCAAGGCGATCAACTGCGGGTGTCGGGCAAGGACAAGGACGTGCTGCAAGAGGCCATGGCCCTGTTCAAGAAGAACGACCAGGGTGTGGACCTGCAGTTCACGAACTTCCGAAGCTGAGCCGCGGATTAAAACCATCAACCACGGATGAACACGGATAAACACGGATAACAATGCCCAAGCATTAGGTTCGGGCCTTTGTCGGGATGCGCCTTCACGCAGGCCATTCGTGCGTTTTTCGGGCCTGTGACCCGGTGTGGGATGAGGAAGCGGTTTTCATCCGTGTTCATCTGTGTTCATCTGTGGTTCCAGTTTTTTCACTTGTCCATCAGTGGTGCCATGTCCCGTCTTGATCTGAGCCGCTATTTCCTGCCCATCGCGCCCAAGCTGGCCGCGGTGGAGGTGGAATTGCAGCGGGTGCTGCGCAGCGATGTGGCGGTGGCGGAAAAGCTGGCGGCCCATGTGCGGGGCGGGCAGCAGGGCAAGCGGCTGAGGCCAGCCCTCGTGCTGCTTGGATCCCGGTTTTGCGGCGTGGATTCGGAGCTCGAAATCCGCTTCGGCGCCATTTTCGAGCTCATCCATACGGCCACCCTGGTGCACGACGACATCATCGACCACGCCAAGCTGCGGCGCGGCAAGCCCACGCTGAACACCATGTGGGGCAACACCCTGACGGTGCTCTTCGGCGATCTGCTCTACATCCACGCCATGTCCAGCGCCATCCAGGGCCGCGATTGGCGGCTCATGGAGATCCTGGCTGAAGTCACCACACGGATGATCGAGGGCGAACTCATCCAGAACGATGTGCTCTTCAGCCTGGAGACCTCGCGCAAGGATTATTTCGACATCCAGGAACGGAAAACCGCGCTGCTGTTCGGCGGCTGCACCGAATCCGCCGCGGTGATGGCGAAGCGCGGCGCGGCGGATTGCGAAGCGCTCCGAAGTTACGGCCTGGAGATCGGCCGGGCCTTCCAGCTCACCGACGATCTGCTGGACTACACCGCCACCAGCGAGCAGTTGGGCAAGCCCGCCTTCAGCGATCTGCGGGAAGGCAAGCTCACGCTGCCCATGCTGAACCTCCTCGAGCGGACCCCGGATTCAGTGAAACCCATCATCGAGCGCATCTGGTCCAATGGCGAAGCCGAGCCCGTATCAAGCTCGGATGAAGCAGAACTGCGCGATCTGCTGGCGACCCATGATGCCCTCCAGGAAACCCGCACCCTGGCCCACAAATCGTCTTCAGCCGCCTCGGAATTGATTCGGGGGCTTGATGGCGACGCGGAAACGAAGGCCCTGCTGCTGGACATTCCAGAGGCATTGCTGGAGCGGACTAAGTAGGGTGCTGCCCTGCAGCAACCCGAAAATCTGGAGCGCGAATCAATCCCGATCACCGTGGATCGCGGAAGCTCTGTCTTTCCCTTGACTCAGGCAGACGCTGGGAGTATCAACCAGCAGGAACCAACCCATGCCAACATCTTGGAACGCCACATTTTCCTTATTTCGCTCTCTTTTCCAACCCCATTCCAGGCTCAAGACCTGGAAACCATCCATCCCCACCGTCCAAATGAGGCCTTTAAAAACCCTATACAGGCAGACAAGGATCAAAAGCTTGTCCAACTTCGGAATGGGGCGGAGTGGACTGAGGGGAATTATACTTTGGTATTATCCGGTGTTAATGTTAGGCCTATACCTATTCGCAGTGGCCCTTCATCTTTGTTTAACATTCCTATTACAGTCAAACCACCAATAACCGATCCTCCGACTGTTTGCGGTGTTACAAAATTATTTAATAGTTTCACTGTCGCTGTGGAGTGGAGTTCAATAATGAACACTGGCAATGTTATATCAAAATCGTTTGATCTTGATATAATTGTGCCAATTGGTAATTGAGGTTTTTATGAATACTCATACGATAATATTAATTTTTATGGGGGTCGCTGGGTACTTCCCAAACCCTGCTATATCCTCCCAAAGCAAGCCACCTCAAGACGCCGTAATTGGAGGCGTTGTAACTCCTTTAGTGAGCGGGAAGGTTCCCGGACCCCCGCCAAAACATAAGGAACGTAAGCCCCCTGAGGGCTTGGTCATGATGGTCCAGGGGTGGTGCCCGAGCGGGGACTGTTCTTTCTCCCGCATTGTGGAGGATATGGCCTTTAGTCATCCGAACCCCACCAAATTAGCGTACAAGGGCACCACCTTTGTTACGAAGGCGGAGGCGGCCAGGCTTTCTTATTATGGAAAATTCTATAATAATAAATTAGCCGATGGTACGGTGGAGAAACAGCCATGGAAATCGGGAGCTACATTTACTTTTTTAGTGCCAAATTCCACGGGTAATAAGAAGACCCAGCATAGACCTATAGGAATTGATAAAAATGGAGATTATTTTTATTATGGCGGTGCTTATGTCAAGCCTGATGAGAAAATTAGAATTCGTACAGATAATTGGATCAATCTAAATGATGACGGCTATTTCGTTCCCTTGCCCATCATAGAAAATCTTGTCGGATACAGCCTGACTTGGGAGCCTGGGAGACGCTTTGCGACGGAGCCTCATATCGTAAATCCCGCTCGAGTGGAGGAATTTCCGGATGATGGCGTTGCCGTGAGCTTCGAGGCGCACCAAGAGAAGGACGCCCTTTTCTGGAAAATCAGCGAGGCTACCCACGGCCTGTCAGCCATGGTGAGTGAGGACGGGGGGAAGACCTGGGTCTCCATTTACGAACCCAATAACCACAAATGGGAAAAGGTAGCAAAGGACGACCATTCCGCCACCGGCTCCTACCGGTGGAAGGAAGGCGAAAAGGGTTACCCCGATCAAGTTAGCGAGGACAGCGGCAAGACCTGGCATGAAGGAAAAAGCCGAACCTGGGATGTAAAAAAGGGCGATTATTTGTGGCCCGACAAGGGGCCGGAGATCAGCACCGATGGCAGAAAAACCTGGCACAGACCCTTCGATGCCATGGCCGAGTGCCCCGGGAAAGAACACGCCTTCGAGCTTCGTCAATCGTCCACGAATGGGGGAGTGCCGCTTCGTTTCCTATTTCAAGGAACCAGGGGGATGCGCGTTTTCTGGAAAATTTTTGAAATTGGAAAGGGTTGGACGGATGAATAAGCACTTGCATGCACCTTCAGAACGGCGGCATGTTCTCCCCAATCCCCACTCAACGGACTGGGCGTGATAGAACTTCACTTGCGCTGATTCATGCGAGCTTATTCACTTCGACCCTGAGCCCAAAGCCTGCCTTCACATCTCCCCCGTCTGCCCCGCCCGCGGATCAAAATTGATCCCCGCCCGCTTGATGGTCTGGATGAAGCTCTCTTTGTCGGGGCACTTCAGGTAGGCGTCCATGGCGGTGACTTTCTTGTCCTGGATCAGGTCCATCAGCACGTCGTTCATGAGCCGCTGGCCATAGGCCCGGCCCACCTGCATGGCGCTGGGGATCTGGAAGATCTTGCCTTCGCGCATGAGGTTCGAGATGGCGGGCGTGATGAAGAGGCTTTCCAGCGCCGCCACCCGGCCGCCGCCGACTTTTTTCAGCAGGATCTGGGAGATGACGGCCTTGAGGGCGTCCGCCATCATCACGCGGATCTGCTGCTGGCGATCGGAGGGGAATTGGTCCACGATGCGGTCGATGGTGCCCACGGCGCTCGAGGTGTGCAGCGTGCCGAACACCAGATGCCCCGTCACGGCGGTCTCAAGGGCGATGGCGATGGTCTCCAGATCGCGCATCTCGCCCACCGGGACGATATTCACCCCCAGAACGACGCCATAAAAAAAGTTCCAAACCCCACGGATTGGGCGGCAATGCTATTCACTGGACTTAGATGTTTGATCCGTCGGTTCTGGGGAAAGGCGTTCTTATGGGAGGGACTTCATAAGCCGCCCCGCTTCCGCGACCAGGGCCGGAAGCTCGGTCGAAACCACCTCCCACACGGTGTCATTGTCCAGGCCGAAGTAGGCATGTGCGAGGTGATCCCTGAAACCGCAGATCATCCGCCAAGGGATATCCGGGGAGGCATCCCTCAGTTCTTGTGGGATTTGCTTGGCGGCTTCGCCGATGACCTCCAGGTTTCTGATCACCGCGTCATAGGCCATCCCGTTGGCTTCAAATTCTTCCTGGGTCATGCCGTTGCTGTAGGAAAACACCTTGGCAGAAGCATCCAGGATGTCCTGCAGAAAGAGTTTCGGGTCACGCAACATGGATAAGGTCCCGTTCGATGACGGGCCGCAAGGTGGGTCTCACAGCTTTGGGGGTGACGAGATCGACTCTTGCACCCAGGATGCTCTCCAACTCGAATTGGAGCCCCATGAAGGCTCGGAAGCGCGTTCGCCCATCGAAGGTCACCAGAACATCGACATCGCTGTTTGGACCCGCCTCATCCCTAGCCACGGATCCAAAGATCGCAAGATCCTGAACGCCAAAGCGCTCCCTGATCCCCGGCAGGGCATCGTGGAGAATCTGCATCGCTTTCTGGCGGTTCATGGTGCGCCCCCAGGTTCATTGTGGGGCTGACGCCACCCCGAGCCAAACGCTATCCGTATTGAAACCCAATCTTCATCCCTTGCTACATCTCCCCCGTCTGCCCGGCCCTGGGATCGAAGTTGATGCCCGCCCGCTTGATGGTCTGGATGAAGCTCTCTTTGTCGGGGCACTTCAGGTAGGCGTCCATGGCGGTGACTTTCTTGTCCTGGATCAGGTCCATCAGCACGTCGTTCATGAGCCGCTGGCCATAGGCCCGGCCCACCTGCATGGCGCTGGGGATCTGGAAGATCTTGCCCTCGCGCATGAGGTTCGAGATGGCGGGCGTGATGAAAAGGCTCTCCAGCGCCGCCACCCGGCCGCCGCCGACTTTTTTCAGCAGGATCTGGGAGATGACGGCTTTGAGGGCGTCCGCCATCATCACGCGGATCTGCTGCTGTCGGTCGGAGGGGAATTGGTCCACGATGCGGTCGATGGTGCCCACGGCGCTCGAAGTGTGCAGCGTGCCGAAGACCAGATGCCCCGTCACGGCGGTTTCAAGGGCGATGGCGATGGTCTCCAGATCGCGCATCTCGCCCACCAGGACGATGTCCGGATCTTCGCGCAGGGCCGCCCGCAGGCCGGATTTGAAACTCTCGGTATGGGTGTGGACTTCCCGCTGGTTGATGAGGCATTTCTTGCGGGGATGCACG
Coding sequences within:
- a CDS encoding aminotransferase class I/II-fold pyridoxal phosphate-dependent enzyme, with the translated sequence MAHQDHSFETLAVHAGREDLAALGVHAPPLDLSSTYPLKDLARGGESLELMAMGGQDKDNPVYSRLYNPTVGRFEEALAQLEGADASVAFASGMAAMTACLLAAKQRGGHVVAVRPLYGGSDHLIASGMLGLDVTWAEPDGIHEALRSDTALVIAETPANPTVTLLDIESVVAQACGVPVLVDSTFATPVLQNPLKLGATLVLHSATKFLGGHGDVLAGVVATNAEWATELRKVRVITGSVLHPFAAYLLHRGLPTLSLRVRAAQAGAMAIARKLQGHPGVKAVHYPGLEGGDPRGLIGTQMRGPGSLIAFEVENFEFASEVMAGVKLMTPAVSLGSVDTLIQHPAALTHRVVDAEAKAHSGIGAGLLRLSVGIEDPEDLWADLEQAILKAMAKAGAHA
- a CDS encoding YajQ family cyclic di-GMP-binding protein, with product MAAECSFDVVSKVDITEVKNAVAQAMKEIGQRYDFKGSTSDIEMKDDAELILKSDDEIKLKAVIDVLQSKLHKRGVSIRAMEYGKLEQAMKGTVRQVVKINQGIPVEKAKKLVAALKDSKLKAQASIQGDQLRVSGKDKDVLQEAMALFKKNDQGVDLQFTNFRS
- a CDS encoding polyprenyl synthetase family protein, with the translated sequence MSRLDLSRYFLPIAPKLAAVEVELQRVLRSDVAVAEKLAAHVRGGQQGKRLRPALVLLGSRFCGVDSELEIRFGAIFELIHTATLVHDDIIDHAKLRRGKPTLNTMWGNTLTVLFGDLLYIHAMSSAIQGRDWRLMEILAEVTTRMIEGELIQNDVLFSLETSRKDYFDIQERKTALLFGGCTESAAVMAKRGAADCEALRSYGLEIGRAFQLTDDLLDYTATSEQLGKPAFSDLREGKLTLPMLNLLERTPDSVKPIIERIWSNGEAEPVSSSDEAELRDLLATHDALQETRTLAHKSSSAASELIRGLDGDAETKALLLDIPEALLERTK
- the tadA gene encoding Flp pilus assembly complex ATPase component TadA, translating into MRDLETIAIALETAVTGHLVFGTLHTSSAVGTIDRIVDQFPSDRQQQIRVMMADALKAVISQILLKKVGGGRVAALESLFITPAISNLMREGKIFQIPSAMQVGRAYGQRLMNDVLMDLIQDKKVTAMDAYLKCPDKESFIQTIKRAGINFDPRAGQTGEM
- a CDS encoding DUF86 domain-containing protein, whose product is MLRDPKLFLQDILDASAKVFSYSNGMTQEEFEANGMAYDAVIRNLEVIGEAAKQIPQELRDASPDIPWRMICGFRDHLAHAYFGLDNDTVWEVVSTELPALVAEAGRLMKSLP
- a CDS encoding nucleotidyltransferase family protein, whose protein sequence is MNRQKAMQILHDALPGIRERFGVQDLAIFGSVARDEAGPNSDVDVLVTFDGRTRFRAFMGLQFELESILGARVDLVTPKAVRPTLRPVIERDLIHVA
- a CDS encoding PilT/PilU family type 4a pilus ATPase, giving the protein MEPAPPPPPPPEPAPKVESIFAGPAAPRELHPLALVLFSALLERKGSDIHCTCDENPIFRVNGELQDFRECGPMGRTQLLDLMQSLATPDAWGKFQSRSDADFAFGFDLGGCRLRVNFFQDRVGPGFVARVIPNEIPDPDRLGLPDPVRQLALLAKGLVLVTGPTGSGKSTTLAAIIDLANQQRMDHIVTIEDPIEFVHPRKKCLINQREVHTHTESFKSGLRAALREDPDIVLVGEMRDLETIAIALETAVTGHLVFGTLHTSSAVGTIDRIVDQFPSDRQQQIRVMMADALKAVISQILLKKVGGGRVAALESLFITPAISNLMREGKIFQIPSAMQVGRAYGQRLMNDVLMDLIQDKKVTAMDAYLKCPDKESFIQTIKRAGINFDPRAGQTGEM